Genomic window (Theileria annulata chromosome 4, complete sequence, *** SEQUENCING IN PROGRESS ***):
atgataatttaatatcatagaatttattattagtaatttttggtttatattttcttaaatttttaatttctattattatttgtttcatttttaattctttacaatttttttccattaatttattatataactccgttacggtgtctcccgttacggtgcttggtccaacgGCCACTTTtgctccctttccaggagtaacaatatccttagtagtactatccttagtagtagtagtacactctatggctgtaaaattagctccctttcccatagtacactccataaccgtaaaattagctccctttcccatagtacactccataaccgtaaaattagctccctttccctctACCTCAGAAAAAGTATCCGACTCCCCAAAAttagttacaacagcaatttcattaggATTTTTTtcctccgttacggtgcttggtccagtactatccttagtattacTTGTACCAGGTACTACTGTACTTTCCgtgtgaccaagcaccgtatCGGAGGTAATATTATAAcgtaaattattaaatatccaaaataattttaaattattaaatttcatatttttttccaaaatttctatatttttttccaacatttctaatttttcttccaaaatttcttcttccattaatttattcaattcaTTAGTTAATTCTTGTGTTTTATgtgttaataaatatattaataataatataatattattttctgctaataattttatacatttattaattaaccaattaatatttaatttattattattttttattaattttattaaattatttaatatataaaatgtattattactttttattaataattctattaatatttttattttccatttttcttccgttacggtgtctggTTCACGGCCATCCCCGAAAGGGGTTTCCTTAGTATCCACACCAACTCCCTCAATATTAGTATCCATATTacccatagtacactccatagctgtagaattagctccctttcccggagtacactccataagGGTAGAATcagctccctttccaggagTATCCATAAAAGTATCCGACTCCCCAGTTttagttacaacagcaatttcattaggATTTTTTTcctccgtaacggtgcttgctccaatgGTACCAATATCCTCAGTGGTAGTTTCCACAGTAGTAGTTAGGttattagtagtactattagtactattagtattagtaacGTCAGTGGTAGTGGTAATACTGTCTGGTGGACCTGACACCGTATCggaagaaaaaatattaataatattaaattcaataaaagatttaaaattaagagaattataatgtttaaaaatagtattaaaaataagtttgaaattatttttattaattaatttaaataataattttaatatatttatttgtataatttcatcatctattgttaataattttaataattttaattgatcttctatatttattattaatttcttatcaattaatttatttatacatattataCTCATAtaacacattattataCCTTCACTATTCAATAATctataaaacaattattcatattcaaatttaattcaattaactcaattaactaaattaattaataattaactaaatataatcaaaattatgaaaaaataattaagaaattaggtagaaaaaaataaatgtcaaaagttgatcgggttaggaaaataaaattttcctcgctaataaattattgctgcacctaaactAACTAGTCTACTTAATTAGGTATTGGAATAATAGATATCATTAACTAGTTAACTATAGTAACTAGACTAAGTATACtcttaagtatataataactatagttaactactcttaactatataaattctaaattaaccaaaataactaaaaataattaacaaaataatgattttaaaaataaaatgccaaaattgatcgggttaggagaaataaattttcctcgCTAATCAATtcttgctgcacctaaCTACCTAACTCTACCTAATAGTATTactaattaactaatactacttaaataatattagtagtatataaaacattacttggaaatatatatagaagaaattgataataatatattattaatatgtatatttgataataatttaataaattcatatattaacattatattcacatttttttctattctattattcttccaattatttttccaatttaaattatttaaattattaaaattattattattttccaaattatttaaattattattaatttgtgtaaaattattgttagTGTGTGTTATAGTATTGGATTCAATAGattgtgtaaatttatataatatattatatattaaattacttgtataaatattattacataatattgttaataattttattatattaatttgtataaatgGTGCTggtattttattataataataagttttatttaatttattatccaATATTTGTTTccatatatttattaataaatttatatataattctttatttaattttattccatttattatacttattcttattaatattaatgttacATTCATTACACTAGGATTTATATCATATATTCCTCttctaaatataataattagtggagaaaaaaattaaattaataattaaaaaataaattaattagagaaaaaaataaaaataattaattaaattaactggggtaaaaaataaaaataattaaattaattaggaggaaaaaaataatttgatattaCTCAATAATAgaatgtatattattaagatGTGTTGGAAATTGTTGAAAAATGttagttaataatattatagtttTTTTTCGTACAAGTTCATTTTCATgtattaaacaatttaatatcattggtaatattatttccaacatttcttcatttattaaataattcaaattattcaatactattattttattcattacaTTATTACTATTCAAATCCtataatactaattaatcaaaaattaactaataatcaactaattaaccaaaataagtaaaataactaaaaataattcataaattaactaattatttaaaaatgtcaaaaattgatcgggttaggaaaataaaattttcctcggtaatcaatttttgctgcacctaaacAACCcactccttaactactagtaa
Coding sequences:
- a CDS encoding adapter protein, putative (Tap349h10.p1c.C.cand.214 - score = 15.54), which translates into the protein MLNLEISNDFHKFIKSINETNSKYGLEKLIYNEITKLKLSFQNKNITKNEIYKNLLKCLHINMFGFNIKFAYIHAINLAQDKDLKYKSLGYLCCTLMLQNNNDLIILLINTIQKVLRYGAWSHSQPPLIAPKGAFYIDLNSNNVMNKIIVLNNLNYLINEEMLEIILPMILNCLIHENELVRKKTIILLTNIFQQFPTHLNNIHSIIERGIYDINPSVMNVTLILIRISIINGIKLNKELYINLLINIWKQILDNKLNKTYYYNKIPAPFIQINIIKLLTILCNNIYTSNLIYNILYKFTQSIESNTITHTNNNFTQINNNLNNLENNNNFNNLNNLNWKNNWKNNRIEKNVNIMLIYEFIKLLSNIHINNILLSISSIYISKLLNSEGIIMCYMSIICINKLIDKKLIINIEDQLKLLKLLTIDDEIIQINILKLLFKLINKNNFKLIFNTIFKHYNSLNFKSFIEFNIINIFSSDTVSGPPDSITTTTDVTNTNSTNSTTNNLTTTVETTTEDIGTIGASTVTEEKNPNEIAVVTKTGESDTFMDTPGKGADSTLMECTPGKGANSTAMECTMGNMDTNIEGVGVDTKETPFGDGREPDTVTEEKWKIKILIELLIKSNNTFYILNNLIKLIKNNNKLNINWLINKCIKLLAENNIILLLIYLLTHKTQELTNELNKLMEEEILEEKLEMLEKNIEILEKNMKFNNLKLFWIFNNLRYNITSDTVLGHTESTVVPGTSNTKDSTGPSTVTEEKNPNEIAVVTNFGESDTFSEVEGKGANFTVMECTMGKGANFTVMECTMGKGANFTAIECTTTTKDSTTKDIVTPGKGAKVAVGPSTVTGDTVTELYNKLMEKNCKELKMKQIIIEIKNLRKYKPKITNNKFYDIKLSFLNNWIEKDERRYQRYERNEKMEIIEEQKLNYKPYQLINTISNIENIENIDKEEEKLIINIKNKSWGPKGYINNKEQDNNTKDSTTEEKNINEIAVVTNTGESGTFTEVEGKGANSTATECTKDISSTSKDTGTVGASTVMEKELAKKLFQNIS